GCCCCTCTCTCGTGAACCCAAGCTCGTCGGCCGCCGATTCGATCGACTCGTTTTCTGGGGGTGCAAGTACCTCTACCGCCATCGATTCGCGCTCGGCGAACCGAACCGGCTCCGCCAGCAACTGCCGACAGGCCTCACCCGTTCCGTCGAGTTGTGTCACGTGCACCGTATTCTCGCGCGCATCGAAGCTAATGAAGCCGAGCAGGTCCTCCGGATCCGAGCCACCGTACTGCGAGCCCGAACTCGAGACGTCGGCGTTCGGATCGTGGCTCCCGTCCTCCGCGACGCGGACGGTGCGATCGTGGACGAGGTTTCGCATCACGTCGGTCGGCGAGTCAGCGATCGCCGCCAGCGCGTCTGCATCGGCCTCGAGTGCGTCCCGTACGTTCATCGGTGTGTGGTAAAGACACGCACAAATATAAATCCGTCCGCGATTCGACTCCGACTCGCTCGCGTCCCGGGCGGCTGATCCGCTTGTGACAACCGTCTCAGCAGTGCGAACAGTGGCTGGTATCGTTGATGGTCGAAAATGTGCATTTGCCGCCAACAGGGGACAGAACACCGGAAAAATACGTGGAAGGGAACACAGTTATCTGCTCGCTCTGGTAACGAACCCAGTATGAGCCACGCCACCGGTATTCGCTCGACTGACCGCCACGAGGTGTCCCTATGCGTGTTGTAGCCAAGTTCGGGGGGACGAGCCTCGGCAGCGGCGACCGTATTAATCGGGCCGCAAACTCGATCGCGGCCGCCGTCGAAGACGGCCACGAAATCGCTGTCGTCGCGAGCGCGATGGGGTCGACCACTGACGAACTGCTCGACGAGATTTCTTTCGAGACGGACGAAGCCGACCGCGCCCAGATCGTGAGCATGGGCGAACGGACTTCCGTCCGAATGCTCAAGGCCGCGCTCTCGGCCCGCGACATCGACGCCAAATTCTTAGAACCTGGTAGCGAAGGCTGGCCGGTCATCACCGACGAGTACGGCGAAGTCGATGTCGAAGAAACCAACGAGCGCGCCAGAACGGTCGCCGCGGAGATGGACGAAACTGTCCCAGTCCTCACTGGCTTCCTCGCCGAAGGGCCGGATGGTTCGATCACGACGCTCGGCCGCGGCGGCAGCGACACGACCGCCGTGATGATGGGCAAGTACATGGACGCCGACGAGGTCGTCATCGTCACCGACGTCGAAGGCGTCATGACCGGCGACCCGCGGGTCGTCGAAGGGGCACGAAACGTCGGCGAGATCTCCGTCGACGAACTGCGAAACCTCTCGTTCCGCGGTGCTGAAGTCGTCGCTCCCTCCGCACTCTCCTACAAGGACGAGACGCTCAATGTCCGCGTCGTCCACTACCAGCACGGCGACCTCCTCTCGGGCGGCACGAGCATCGAAGGCGAGTTCGAGAACCTCGTCGACCTCCGCGAGCGCCCCCTCGCCTGCCTCACCGTCGCCGGTCGCGCGATCCGCAACGAACCCGGCATCTTCCACCACCTCTCGGCCGCACTGAGCGAGAGTGACGTCAACATCGACGCCGTCGCCAGCGGCATGGACTCGGTCACGTTCTACATCGACGAGGACGAAGCCGAACGCGCCGAGAACATCCTCCACCGCGAGGTCATCGCCCGCGACGAACTCTCGAGTGTCACCGTCGACTCGCCGGTGGCAGTCATCCGCGTGACGGGCGGCGAACTCCCCAATCAGCCCGGTGTCATCAGCGAGATCGTCAACCCGCTCGCCGAGGAGCGCATCCACCTCCAAGACGTCATCACGAGTGCGACCAGCGTTGCGCTGTTCGTCGACTGGAACGACCGCGAGAAGACACTCGAGTTGACGCAGGATCTGTTCTGAGGAATCGACCGGTTTTGTTCTGGCGTTTCGAACGAGTATTTGGTACTTTCACGGGCGAGTGGTGCTGCGTACTCGAGTTGGGACGTGCGTTGCTCCGGTTGGGGTCGTTTTGATGCCCCCGTCGTCCAGTCTGGTCCCGCTTATTTACCTGTTAGTCCGCCTCAGTGGCCGCTACTGAGTTGTGCTACTGAGTTGCTGTAGCGAGTCTTCAGGCCCTACGAGGAGGCCAACGATCGAGAGCGCAAGTCCTGCGTACACCAGCAACCCAGCCGAGGGACCGAAAAAGGTTGCTGCCAGTACGAGATTCATTCCAATGAGTACGAACTTCAAACCTAACATACAACACCTATTGGCCCAATTGACAATAATTTATCTCTTCGTTGTCGTACTCTTCGTGCCCGCTCTCTGTAGCACGCTCACGATTCCGTTCATCAATGTCCCTGTCTGGCCGTAAACGCACTCCTCGAGACGAAAGCGAACACGAGGTTCCAGCTAGACTGAACACGCGTGGCGTTCTCGAGTTGCTATGGTCGCATACAAATCGAAGATGGTCGAGCGAATCCGGCTCCCCTCTCGAGAACAGCGCGAGCGAAATCTCGAGGCCGCCGGCTACAATCTCTTCAATCTCTCCTCGGAGGAGGTCTTCGTCGATCTGCTCACGGACAGCGGCACCGGCGCGATGAGCGACGCCCAGTGGGCCGCCCTGATCCGCGGCGACGAGTCCTACGCTGGCTCCCGCAGTTTCGAGGAACTCGAGGAGGCAGTCGCAGACGTGATGGGATTCTCGAACGTCGTCCCAACCCACCAGGGCCGCGGCGCTGAGAACGTCCTCTACGGGGCGCTCCTCTCGGCTGGCGACGTCGTACCGAACAACACACACTTCGACACGACGCGCGCGCACATCTCGAATCAGGACGCCGATCCGGTCGACTGCCCGATCGACGTCGCGCACGACCCGGATGCCGAGGAGCCGTTCAAGGGGAACTTCTCGCTCGAGCGGGCCCGTGCCGTGGTCGAGGAGCACGGGGCCGAGCGCATCCCGGTCGTCGTCCAGACGATCACGAACAACTCGGCGGCGGGTCAGGCGGTCAGCGTCGAGAACACCCGCAAGGTCCGTGAGTTCGCCGACGAAATCGACGCTACGTTCGTCATCGATGCCTGCCGATTCGCCGAGAACGCCTACTTCGTCAGCCAGCGCGAGGAGGAGTTCGCCGACGCCTCGATCGCCGACATCGCCCGCGAACAGCTCGGTTACGCCGACGCGCTCGTGATGAGCGGCAAGAAGGACGGGCTGGTCAACGCCGGCGGCTTCGTCGCCACCGACGACGACGCGCTGTTCGAGCAGTGCAAGCAGCGCGCGATCCTCTACGAGGGGTTCCCGACCTACGGCGGGATGGCCGGCCGCGACGTGGCCGCGATGGCAGTCGGCCTCCGCGAGGCTGTCGAGGACGCCTATCTCGAGGACCGAATCGAACAGGTCCGCGAGTTCGGTGCACAGCTTGCCGCCGTGGGGGTACCGGTCTACACGCCGACCAGTGGCCACGCGGTGTACGTCGATGCGGGCGAACTCTTCCCACATCTCGACGCCGAGGAGTTCCCCGGCCAGGTGCTCGCCTGCGAACTCTACCGTGAGGGCGGCGTTCGCGGCGTCGAACTCGGCAGTTTCGCGTTCCCAGACACCGACCGGCCGGAACTCGTTCGGCTCGCGGTCCCGCGTCGCACGTATCACCGCGAGCACTTCGATCACGTCGTCGAGACTGCCGAGGCCGTCCTCGAGAAGCGCGAGACAGTTTCCGGACTTCAGCTCGCGAGCGATCCAGTGATGCCTGAAATTAGACACTTTACGGCAGAACTCGAACCGGTCCCGTCCTCACAGTAACCGACTCGGTCTCGGTGCGTTTCGGTTTCCCGTTTCGCAGTAACTGGTCGACTACCTATAGAGAACTCAATACTTCTCGCAAAAGTTACTTATAACTGTCCGTGATTGTCCCTGGTGATGTCTGGAGATGACATACCACACGATGGGGAGTCGAGCGAACACGGACTTACACGCCGTGAGGCACTCGGAACGTACGCCGCTGCCGGAATCGGCGCGGCGATGGTGCCGGGAGCAGCCACCGCAACTGCGGCGACAGACGCCGACGGCCCCGTCTTCGAGGACGGTCGCGCCCAGCCCGTCTTCGACGAGGACGACGTCCTCCGCGAGGAGTTCTGGGTCGAAACGGAGACCGATACGACCAACACCGGCGACCTGGACCGGATTCACGTCGAAATTGCCAGGCCCGAATCGACTGTAGACAGCGACGTCGCGCTGCCGGTGATTATGGAACCCAGTCCGTACTTCGGTGGGCTGGATATGAGCACGGCTGACCTCTACGACGTCGACGTTTCGCTGTACGAACCAGATAAACCGGGTCGCGATACGCAACCGCGGAGCAACACGGCGACCGAGCAGACGATCGACACCGACGATCTGACGGCGTTCAGCGGCAGTGCAACCGATTGGATCGGGCCGAGCACCTACGAGGAGTACTTCGTTCCCAGAGGATTCGTCTTCGCGTACGCCTCCTCGCGCGGCACGCACAAGTCGACCGGTGCGAACACCTGTGGCGACGAACACGAGGTGAACGGCATCAAAGCCGTCGTCGACTGGCTGAACGGCCGCGCGACGGCCTACGACTCCCGCTCCGGCGGCGACCCAGTCGAGGCCGAGTGGACGACCGGAAAGACCGGCATGATCGGCGCGTCGTACAACGGCACGCTCCCGAACGGCGTCGCAGCGACCGGCGTCGACGGTCTCGAGGCCATCGTCCCCGAAGTCGCAATCTCGAGCTGGTATGACTACTTCAGAGCGAACGGCCACGTCGTCGCACCCGGCGGCTGGCAGGGCGAGGATGCCTACCAGCTCGCCGCCTGGGTCACGACCCGGGAGGATCGGGAGGTCGCCGAACCGATCCTCGAGCAGATCGAAGCCGACCAGGGCCGCGAGACTGGCAACTACAACGAGTTCTGGGACGCCCGCAACTACGTCCACGATGCCGACAACGTCGAGGCCGCCGTCCTCATTACCCACGGGCTCAACGACGACAACGTCAAAACCAAGCAGTTCGCCCAGTGGTACGACGCACTGCGAGACGCCGACGTCTCGCGCAAAATCTGGCTCCACCAGGGCGGGCACTCGAGTCCACTTAGCCACCGGCCGGAGGAGTGGCTCGACGAGTTGAACCTGTGGTGGACGCGCTGGCTCTTCGGCGTCGAGAACGACGTGATGGATGGGCCGACGGCGACGGTCCAGCGGGAGGACGACTCCTGGACCACGTACGACGAGTGGCCGGTTCCGGGGACGAGCGAGGCCGAACTCAACTTCACGCCGGGCGGCCGGACGTCGGGTGGGCTCACACTCGAGCACACGCGTGGTCGACCGGTCACCGAGACGGTCGTCGACCCGGCGGAACCGGAAACGCCGGCGGATGACCTGATCGCGGCCGAGGAGTCAGAACACAGGTTGCTGTATACGACGGCGCAACTCGAGGAGGACGTACATCTGAGCGGCACGGTCGAACTCGACGTGCGACTCTCGTTTGACTCGGAATCGGCGAACGTGACGGGTGTACTGGTCGACGTTGGGCCGGACGGGGAGACTGAAATCATCAACCGGGGGTGGATGAACCCCCAGAACCGAAAGTCGGACTCGGAGACGTTCGCTATCCATCCCGGCACGCCATACCGGCTTTCGTTCGACCTCCAGCCGGACGACCACGTCTTCGCGCCGGACCACCGGATCGGTATCGCCGTCCTCTCGACGGACTACGACTTCACGCAGCGGCCACCGGAGGAGAAAGAACTCACGCTCGACGTGAAACAGAGCGCTGCCCGACTGCCGGTCGTCGGCGGTGCGGATGCGCTGAGTGACGCGCTTTCGGACGACTGACGAAGCCGATAGTCACCAGCCCGACGGTTCGGTTTTCGGCTCACGGTTCCCGGTTCCTTGGTCCTTGGTCCTTGGTCCTTGATCCTCGATTCTTCGATTCCTCGATTTTTCAGTGCTCCCGTTCGCTTACCAACTCGAGAGCAGTCCCCGCGCTCGATCACGGATACCCGGCTCCGGTTCGGGCTCCGGCTGGGAACGACTCCGCAGTCCGCGCTTTGCAGCGCTCCGGACTGCCTGGCTTGCCGCTGCGGACTCGGCGGCGTCGAGTGCCCAGTCGGGAACCTGTGACTCGATCTCCGAGCGCTTCTCCGCTTTGAGCTGACTGTACTTTCTGAGTGCGATGCCGACGCCGATGAAGAGCCCGGCGTCCATCAACTCCTGTCTGAACCGATTCTTGTCGTCTCGCACTGCAATCGCTTTGACCAGCGAGAGGACGCCGATTGCGAGGTAGAGTTTCGACGTCTTCGAGGGGTCGCCGCTGAGTATCCGTTGTAGGGCCATGCGCGGCGACGTACCACGCTCGCCGTCTTAAAACTGCACCGAGTTCTCACTGCCTTCTCTGGCTCAATCTCCGATTTCGTCGTCCCAGGTCTCGAGCCAGGTCGCGAACTCTCCCTCAAGGTCGTCGTAGGTGAGCGTTACTGTCTCGTCTGGCTCTACCGCGTTCTCGAGGAACGTCGCATCGAGGTCGACGTACTCGTCACTGACGGCGGGGAACTGCGCGTTTCGCGTCGCGAGC
The DNA window shown above is from Natrialba magadii ATCC 43099 and carries:
- a CDS encoding tryptophanase gives rise to the protein MVAYKSKMVERIRLPSREQRERNLEAAGYNLFNLSSEEVFVDLLTDSGTGAMSDAQWAALIRGDESYAGSRSFEELEEAVADVMGFSNVVPTHQGRGAENVLYGALLSAGDVVPNNTHFDTTRAHISNQDADPVDCPIDVAHDPDAEEPFKGNFSLERARAVVEEHGAERIPVVVQTITNNSAAGQAVSVENTRKVREFADEIDATFVIDACRFAENAYFVSQREEEFADASIADIAREQLGYADALVMSGKKDGLVNAGGFVATDDDALFEQCKQRAILYEGFPTYGGMAGRDVAAMAVGLREAVEDAYLEDRIEQVREFGAQLAAVGVPVYTPTSGHAVYVDAGELFPHLDAEEFPGQVLACELYREGGVRGVELGSFAFPDTDRPELVRLAVPRRTYHREHFDHVVETAEAVLEKRETVSGLQLASDPVMPEIRHFTAELEPVPSSQ
- a CDS encoding Xaa-Pro dipeptidyl-peptidase: MSGDDIPHDGESSEHGLTRREALGTYAAAGIGAAMVPGAATATAATDADGPVFEDGRAQPVFDEDDVLREEFWVETETDTTNTGDLDRIHVEIARPESTVDSDVALPVIMEPSPYFGGLDMSTADLYDVDVSLYEPDKPGRDTQPRSNTATEQTIDTDDLTAFSGSATDWIGPSTYEEYFVPRGFVFAYASSRGTHKSTGANTCGDEHEVNGIKAVVDWLNGRATAYDSRSGGDPVEAEWTTGKTGMIGASYNGTLPNGVAATGVDGLEAIVPEVAISSWYDYFRANGHVVAPGGWQGEDAYQLAAWVTTREDREVAEPILEQIEADQGRETGNYNEFWDARNYVHDADNVEAAVLITHGLNDDNVKTKQFAQWYDALRDADVSRKIWLHQGGHSSPLSHRPEEWLDELNLWWTRWLFGVENDVMDGPTATVQREDDSWTTYDEWPVPGTSEAELNFTPGGRTSGGLTLEHTRGRPVTETVVDPAEPETPADDLIAAEESEHRLLYTTAQLEEDVHLSGTVELDVRLSFDSESANVTGVLVDVGPDGETEIINRGWMNPQNRKSDSETFAIHPGTPYRLSFDLQPDDHVFAPDHRIGIAVLSTDYDFTQRPPEEKELTLDVKQSAARLPVVGGADALSDALSDD
- a CDS encoding aspartate kinase translates to MRVVAKFGGTSLGSGDRINRAANSIAAAVEDGHEIAVVASAMGSTTDELLDEISFETDEADRAQIVSMGERTSVRMLKAALSARDIDAKFLEPGSEGWPVITDEYGEVDVEETNERARTVAAEMDETVPVLTGFLAEGPDGSITTLGRGGSDTTAVMMGKYMDADEVVIVTDVEGVMTGDPRVVEGARNVGEISVDELRNLSFRGAEVVAPSALSYKDETLNVRVVHYQHGDLLSGGTSIEGEFENLVDLRERPLACLTVAGRAIRNEPGIFHHLSAALSESDVNIDAVASGMDSVTFYIDEDEAERAENILHREVIARDELSSVTVDSPVAVIRVTGGELPNQPGVISEIVNPLAEERIHLQDVITSATSVALFVDWNDREKTLELTQDLF